gagagagagagagagagagagagagagagagagagagagagagagagagagagagagagagagagagagagagagagagtcgaagAGAGTCGAAGAAAGAATATGAAAGGAAAATATATATTCCTATTCCTCTCACATGGGATGAGATGAATAGAAACAGGAGCACAAAACTGTGCCCTTGTGACAATAAAGAAAAGATTAGAGAATAAGACCCTGATGCCAAAAAGCTCAATTGCATGCATGGCTTCTGGTCACATGTCGAGGATAAAACTGGGGGAATTAACCCCCAAAAGAAACTAGCCATTGTGCGGAGAGAGGTCTAATCTCTGTCCAGGTTCACCGTGAACAGGGCTCTAAGTCGTAGTGTATTTACACTGGTCATCTCCCATCACCTCCCCATCACTGCTATGAGGTTTGCTGTTAGACTCTGCTTTGCCCTGTCACTACTGCAGCCGACACTCAACAATTCCATTCAATATGTTGTTGTGTCTTGGAGTTGGATgttgacaacaacaacatcagctAGGGATTACATAACTCCGTGGTTGAAGAGAGGAATGCGTGTGTTGTAGCCACGTTGCCTCTTTGTGCTTGGTTGTAAAATGCGCCACTCAAATAACTGCGAGTAATGAGCTTACGCAACAACAAACACTCCAAAGACCTGATCCAGGGCCTGAGGTTGCCCACGAACAGGGCCCCCTATTCACACCCTCTCTACTTAAATTGTCCTTTTCACGCACAACCCACTACtggacacacactgagacactaaAGCTGGTCCCCCCTGCAGCCATGACCTACATCGAGGCTGAATTGCCTCGGTTCATTCAGCTCCTCTACGACGCAATGAAAACAAGATGTTCAGTCATGCTGAAAGATCTTCATCTCTTGCCGGAGGGCAGAGTTAAGGGCTTAGGAGGCTCCGTCTCTCCTTCAGGTATTACTACTACGAGCTAGGACCAGAAGAGAACTGATGAAAGGGGGCCCTACAATTGGTTGTTAGGGTGGCGTCGGTGAAGGTTGAGATTGTGTGTGGAGATTGTTCTGATGGATATGGTAATGTTTGAGATGGTAATGATGGTTGTTGTGTTAGGGGTGGTGATAGTGGTCATGGGGATGATAGTGGTCATGTTGATGGTGGAGGTAGGGCTGTACGGCTGTAGTTGCtcctggtggtgttggtggtcgtTTTGGGGGTTGCGGGGATGATAGTGGTCATGGTAGCGATGGTGGTGACGGAGGGGGTGGTTGCGTGTTGGTGGTGGTAAGAGTGGTCATGATAGCGGTCACGGCAGTGATGCTGGTGGGGGTGCTGGTGAAGGTAGTGGTCGTGTGGCGAGTTGGTGGTGAGAATGgtatggtagtgatggtggtggtggagatgttgAGTGTTGATAGGGGTGGTGATCGTGGCTAGGTGGTCATGgtattgatggtggtggtggagatgttgAGTGTTGATAGGGGTGGTGAACGTGGCTAGGTGGtcatggtagtgatggtggtggtggtggataaAGTGTGTGGTGAGGCGGTCAGGATATAGTGCTGTTGCGCTGAAATGGGTTCTCACCCTTGGGTTTCCGGTCTTCTTGAACTTCTGGTCAATGGACTGGTAGGAGGACATGACCACGAAGATCTGGACCACCATGTTGAAGACGGTCATGGGGATCAGGTAAGAGACATAGTTCCTACACAACAGGGGGGAATCACAATCATTGTTTTTCATGTCGCTCACAAACAAAAGTAAGATGATACAATATCTACTTGATTCCTCCCAGATGGGGAATGCGAGTGTCGCAGCGTAGTGTAGCAGATTCAGGACTTTATTGCCAATTCAACAATTTGATTGGATTTTTTTTCTCGAGTGCCAAAGGAAATACTTTTGGATAAGCACTGCCTAACCGTCCCCCCAAGCAGGAAGAGGCAGAACATCCCTCTCCTGTTCTCTTTGTCAAAGCTTCtttctttgtatgtgtttgttttcgcCCCTCGGGCTAGGCTTAGGGTCTTTTTACGACCCTATTGGGTCGTAAACATGGCCTGTGTGAAGCCCTTTGCGACTGTGACCATGATTAAGGACCATACAAGCAAGGCTTGACTTGAACAAAAGACACATCCACGGTTAATAACGATCGATTGAGATGACACGTTGGACCCGATATACACTGGGTTGCTTCAATGTGTTATTTTCTATCTGCTAGAATGCTGAATGGAATGGGATATTGACTTGAGGGGTTCTATCACGGACTGCACCCTTCGGTGTGTCTTACCGGTCTCCCTTGGTGTAGTCCAAGGTGCAACAGCTCCTGAGGGGTTCGTAGTCGTACGTTCCCCATCCGATCAGGGGCATGGCGGACCAGAATGCGCTGAACAGCCAGATGAACACGCTCAGGGTGACGGCACTGCTCCACTGCAGTTTGGTCCCTGGGGAACACAAAGGAAGAACACGTTCATTAGTGAATCCTACATTAATAATACATTGATaagatgaggatgaagaatGGCGCTTGTTAGTGAATATATAGAATAGACGATGTGCCACTGGGAGCTGATAAAGCTATGCTATGAATGATACactgatatatttttttctttggctcaaaacaaagaagcagtagcctgactgctatgttcaaatgacatttgttcaaagcagtcgtttaattgcactataggctctttttttgtatcgtcctgttttgatcagtgtatatgccaatgttgttatcaataaaaaatcatttgcacaaggcaagccgatgcacttcaccatgttgataagagaattaaaatgagaagaattatgggacaaaaaaatcaagggatatttagcatagaaaaataatttgtgattaatcgcgattaattagagttaactatgacattaatgcgattaatcacgattaaatatctTAATCGCTTGATAGCTCTAATTTTAACACATGAATAAAAGtggataataaataataaaaaatattgacTAGTTTTGACTGTCCAaccactttatttattttacaattctaTGTTGATGCCAGGGACTGCCATTgtaattgtgttgtgttgtggtcttGTACAGCTGTACAATGACAGTAAAGTTTCTTGGACCTTAACTTCACTGCCAATCCCAGAGGGTTGGCCTTTAAATGCTATTGTTTTGATTGGATTGTGTCTGCATGGTTGGCCCCTTTGATGCACTTTGTAGTTGATGGGGTGTTGGGCTCACAGCTGTCTCAATGTGCCTCCACATGTGCTTGTTAAATAGACCTAGAGCCAAGTCCTATAGGCTGCCTAAACATAGTGAATAGACTGGCATTTTTCAAATACCAATAGCCTTTTGTGCAGATGATGTCTGGGAAATAATGATCTCCTATTGAGCTTAATCTTCACAAGAGGGTATGGCTAAGGGTGATGAATTGGGTCGGTCGGAGATGATTAATTGAGGCTTACTGGTGCAGTACTGGTGATATCTGTCCCATGCGATGGCGGCAACAAAATGGATGCTGGCAAGAGCTACTGTGAAACCTTGGAAACCGTGGGTCTGGCAACCATCGGAGCCATACGGCCAGTACCTTTAGAAACACAGTACAAGACGACatagttgttttttaaataatggaAACAATTTAATAAATATGTCATACAGAGGGTTAATATAGGGCATTTTAATTGGTCTGCCTTTGACCCGTGTGTTTATCAAATGATGGATGGTGTGGAAGCTGGTGAACCGTAGTGATTCTATAACTCTcattatctctccccctcccctctgtgcATCACCTGACAAGGATTTAGCAGCAAAGGGCAGAGCTCCacagaaaacaacaaacaaacgtaGTAGCGTTGCTGTTCAATGGAGCGTAGTACGTTGCTGGTGAATCGCTTTTGTTGACTTTTAACCGACAGATAACATCATCAACCCTATCCTATTAGTGTCAGCAAGTGTTGACGAAGCAGCTGAAGCATTGCTCCAACCACCGCGCCTTCGTCCCTAGTACTACCCACATCCCTTTCTATATCAAAGTAACAAATCGATTAATGCACAGAACGTGGACGTGACGTCACTCACCTCAAAAAGCTGGAGAAAGCCGCGACGCTGGCATTCATGGAGATTCCAATATCAGCCATTGCCAAACTGAAAACGAGGAAATTGCTGGGGGTCCTCAGTTCTTTCACTTTGCAGAAAGCCACGATAGTAACAGCATTGAGGATGATTCCAAGGAGTCCTGGTCATAACAACATATACAGACGTTAGTCTCCAAATCATGAGCATCAATTCAAATGAACGCACTCAGTGCGCCCGGCGATGTGCAATATATAGCCtacgttttgtttttaaaaattGCCTAGGCTACGCATACATTTATCCATGGAATATTCCTTGCTGCATAGGTAATAACACATGCATTACACGTAAACATTGCCCTATCTGCCCTATCGCTCTTGTCTTGTTAACCCAAGACAGACGGGCGCTGGGTCCGGTCATGGGTTAAACACATTATGAGGACAACAACAATGCATCGCATTGTTTCGGGTTGATGTCCATCACAAATCAATCCAAATGCTTACCCTCCACCAGCAGAAATGATCCAAAGGAGAAAACGTCGAAGTCCGAGAAGCCCTCCGGTAAAGGGTAAGCCGAGACCATCCTGACGGCGAAGTGTAACTAaacagagacaagagagagaccacTGACTGCTTACTGTCCACTTGTTATGATGTGCCTCAATATGCTCCAAGGAAACGGGGCTTTTAAAGGGGTATTTCACGTGAAAAGCATGCATGTAATTATGTAaagcccccctctcctcccctcctttctgGACAAATCTGTAGAAGAATGCCTTAATGAACGTAGCAGCACAAACCACCACCCTAATGCGCGTTCGCCCGCCGCTGCAGATAAAAGCCCTCAATTAGTTACACAACAAgcctttgtgtgtctgcgcgaCCACCGCTGCCGTTCCTGAAGTCtgatacaatgttttttttttgttgtgtttaaatagacccacacacatattcacttcTGTAACGACAACAGGTGTCCGTGAGGATGatgcataaaataaatacaggcaAAACGGTCGTGACTGCAATGATGAACATTATGAGATTGCTTCCATTGCCTTCACTTATTGATCGATTGG
Above is a window of Gadus morhua chromosome 15, gadMor3.0, whole genome shotgun sequence DNA encoding:
- the rgra gene encoding retinal G protein coupled receptor a, which gives rise to MVSAYPLPEGFSDFDVFSFGSFLLVEGLLGIILNAVTIVAFCKVKELRTPSNFLVFSLAMADIGISMNASVAAFSSFLRYWPYGSDGCQTHGFQGFTVALASIHFVAAIAWDRYHQYCTRTKLQWSSAVTLSVFIWLFSAFWSAMPLIGWGTYDYEPLRSCCTLDYTKGDRNYVSYLIPMTVFNMVVQIFVVMSSYQSIDQKFKKTGNPRFNASTPLKTLLFCWGPYGILAFYAAIENASLVSPKLRMMAPILAKTAPTFNVFLYALGNENYRGGIWQLLTGEKIVPQEVPQIENKSK